The Buteo buteo chromosome 3, bButBut1.hap1.1, whole genome shotgun sequence genome has a window encoding:
- the UPP1 gene encoding uridine phosphorylase 1 isoform X5 has translation MAPGVSNEKKTDDEQSSRENFIHLCNPHLEKMKEDILYHFALGTGTHDFPALFGDVKFVCVGGSPSRMRAFIAYIAEELGLGSPGCDYPNICAGTDRYAMYKVGPVLSVSHGMGIPSISIMLHELIKLLYHAKCSNITIVRIGTSGGIGLEPGSVVITRQSVDATFKPQFEQVILGKTVIRSTNLDEQLAKELMECSKEIGQFNTVIGNTMCTLDFYEGQGRLDGAICLYNEEEKLQYLKEAYDSGVRNIEMESSVFAAMCNLSGVKDGVKGCMTT, from the exons ATGGCTCCTGGTGTCTcaaatgagaagaaaactgATGATGAACAGTCTTCAAG AGAGAATTTTATTCACCTCTGCAACCCTCAcctggagaaaatgaaagaagacaTCCTGTACCATTTTGCACTTGGGACTGGTACCCATGATTTTCCAGCATTGTTTGGAGATGTAAAG TTTGTATGTGTTGGAGGAAGTCCTTCACGGATGAGAGCTTTTATTGCCTACATAGCTGAAGAACTGGGGCTTGGGAGCCCTGGTTGTGACTATCCTAACATCTGTGCGGGAACTGACCGTTACGCAATGTACAAAGTGGGACCTGTTTTGTCAGTCAGT catGGTATGGGCATTCCTTCTATTTCAATCATGTTGCACGAGCTGATCAAACTGTTGTATCATGCCAAGTGTTCCAACATAACCATTGTTCGCATTGGCACCTCTGGTGGAATAG GTCTGGAGCCAGGCTCAGTGGTTATAACTAGGCAATCTGTAGATGCCACCTTCAAACCTCAGTTTGAACAGGTTATTCTGGGAAAGACTGTAATTCGCAGTACAAACCTAGATGAACAGCTAGCTAAGGAACTGATGGAGTGCAGTAAAGAAATCGGTCAGTTCAATACAGTCATTGGAAACACTATGTGCACTTTGGATTTCTATGAAG GACAGGGCAGGTTGGATGGTGCAATCTGCTTATATAATGAAGAAGAGAAACTGCAATATTTGAAGGAAGCTTATGATTCTGGTGTCAGAAACATAGAGATGGAGTCTTCTGTGTTTGCGGCAATGTGTAATCTCAGCGGTGTCAAAG
- the UPP1 gene encoding uridine phosphorylase 1 isoform X2: protein MAPGVSNEKKTDDEQSSRENFIHLCNPHLEKMKEDILYHFALGTGTHDFPALFGDVKFVCVGGSPSRMRAFIAYIAEELGLGSPGCDYPNICAGTDRYAMYKVGPVLSVSHGMGIPSISIMLHELIKLLYHAKCSNITIVRIGTSGGIGLEPGSVVITRQSVDATFKPQFEQVILGKTVIRSTNLDEQLAKELMECSKEIGQFNTVIGNTMCTLDFYEGQGRLDGAICLYNEEEKLQYLKEAYDSGVRNIEMESSVFAAMCNLSGVKAAVVCVTLLNRLEGDQISSSHDVLVEYQQRPQKLVGYFIKKSLGKV from the exons ATGGCTCCTGGTGTCTcaaatgagaagaaaactgATGATGAACAGTCTTCAAG AGAGAATTTTATTCACCTCTGCAACCCTCAcctggagaaaatgaaagaagacaTCCTGTACCATTTTGCACTTGGGACTGGTACCCATGATTTTCCAGCATTGTTTGGAGATGTAAAG TTTGTATGTGTTGGAGGAAGTCCTTCACGGATGAGAGCTTTTATTGCCTACATAGCTGAAGAACTGGGGCTTGGGAGCCCTGGTTGTGACTATCCTAACATCTGTGCGGGAACTGACCGTTACGCAATGTACAAAGTGGGACCTGTTTTGTCAGTCAGT catGGTATGGGCATTCCTTCTATTTCAATCATGTTGCACGAGCTGATCAAACTGTTGTATCATGCCAAGTGTTCCAACATAACCATTGTTCGCATTGGCACCTCTGGTGGAATAG GTCTGGAGCCAGGCTCAGTGGTTATAACTAGGCAATCTGTAGATGCCACCTTCAAACCTCAGTTTGAACAGGTTATTCTGGGAAAGACTGTAATTCGCAGTACAAACCTAGATGAACAGCTAGCTAAGGAACTGATGGAGTGCAGTAAAGAAATCGGTCAGTTCAATACAGTCATTGGAAACACTATGTGCACTTTGGATTTCTATGAAG GACAGGGCAGGTTGGATGGTGCAATCTGCTTATATAATGAAGAAGAGAAACTGCAATATTTGAAGGAAGCTTATGATTCTGGTGTCAGAAACATAGAGATGGAGTCTTCTGTGTTTGCGGCAATGTGTAATCTCAGCGGTGTCAAAG CTGCTGTAGTGTGTGTCACTCTTCTGAATCGGCTTGAGGGGGACCAGATTAGTAGCTCACATGATGTACTTGTGGAGTATCAGCAGAGGCCACAGAAGTTAGTGGGatatttcattaagaaaagtCTTGGGAAAGTATGA